The Mucilaginibacter gracilis genomic interval TATTATTGACCGTATGGACAAAAACGAGGCATCAGCCAAAGCAAATTTTGATAAAGCTTTGACGTTGGCTGGTAAAGACACCAAACCATACGTTTATATAGCTAAAGCATATTTGCTTAAACCTTATATGGATAAAGAGGCCATAGCTATTTTAGAGAAGGCCAAAACTATTAGTAAAGACGCCGTTAAGGACCCTGAGTTGTGGACAACACTTGGTGATGCTTACCGCACCGAAAGTGATAACAGCCACGCTTACGAAAACTATAGCCAGGCAACATCGCTCGATCCTAATTCGCCTGTATTAATGGTTAATATTGGTGTGTTATGGAAACAAGCAAATAATTTTGAGGATGCCAATAAATTGTTTCAGGATGCCTTAACTAAGGACCCTAATTTTGGACCTGCTTATCGCGAAATGGCCGAAAGTGATTTAAAGCAAGCCGCTCTTGATCCAAAGGTTACTGTCGCTAAAAGAAAAGAAGGTGCCGATTACTATAAAAAATATCTTGATTTAACCGATAGATCGCTTGAATCGCGCATGCGCTACGCCGACTTTTTGATTAGTGCCGGTGATTTTAAAGCCTTAGAAACCGAGGCAAATGATTTGGCCAAATTAAATAATTCTAACTTACGGGTATATCGTTATTTAGGTATAGCTGGTTACGAAAACAATAACTTCCCTGCTGGTTTAACGGCAATTAATAAATTTATTAAGGAAGCAGATCCAAAACGTATATTACCTGTTGATTACCTTTATTTAGGTCGTTTGCAAATTAAAACCGGAGCCGATTCGATCGGTGTTTTATCTATACAAAAGGCGATAGATTTGGATAGCACTCAATCTGATTTGTATAGCGAAATTGCCAGCAACTTATATTTCAAACAACATAGGTACCAGGAAGCGGCTCTTGTTTACGACAAGTTTATTGCTACTGCTCATAAAGTAAAACTTACCGATCACTATTATCAAGGTAGCGCTTATTACTATGCGTTCGAGAAACAATCAGCGGCAAATCTTAAAGATAAAACAGTAAAGCCCGATAGCGCGTTATTAACAAAAGCGGACTCAGCTTTTAGTTATGTTATACAGAAAACGGCTACTAATCCATACGCTCCGGCGGTATTATTCAGAGCTTATATTGCTGATGAACGCGAAACTGATAGAGAGAAAAACT includes:
- a CDS encoding tetratricopeptide repeat protein, with the translated sequence MKVINKASAVVVGMVFMGSSVFAQSLADAKKAIDAEQYQKAKSMLKNLTVTQATKDENFFYLGEVYLKQDYADSARAAFTRGISVNPKSALNVVGLGIIDRMDKNEASAKANFDKALTLAGKDTKPYVYIAKAYLLKPYMDKEAIAILEKAKTISKDAVKDPELWTTLGDAYRTESDNSHAYENYSQATSLDPNSPVLMVNIGVLWKQANNFEDANKLFQDALTKDPNFGPAYREMAESDLKQAALDPKVTVAKRKEGADYYKKYLDLTDRSLESRMRYADFLISAGDFKALETEANDLAKLNNSNLRVYRYLGIAGYENNNFPAGLTAINKFIKEADPKRILPVDYLYLGRLQIKTGADSIGVLSIQKAIDLDSTQSDLYSEIASNLYFKQHRYQEAALVYDKFIATAHKVKLTDHYYQGSAYYYAFEKQSAANLKDKTVKPDSALLTKADSAFSYVIQKTATNPYAPAVLFRAYIADERETDREKNYKGYAKPYYEKFVELISTKTPLSDANKKDLVGAYAYLGSYYEFAAKDATKADEYWGKAKDLDPTNKQVIAYLARKAGTPAKGK